Part of the Oscillospiraceae bacterium genome, GCCTTGCCGGGACACAAAATTGCTGCGCCAACTGCACACTTTATTTTCCGACAGACCCTTATCGCAAGGCGGCCATGCAGGCCTGCGGCGCCGGCGTCCGCTTTCGCCGCGGAGCAGATTGAAAAAAGACCGCAAATCTGGTACAGTAAGGGGTATGGACGCACGAAACGCGCCAGACCCCACTTTTTACGGTTGAATTTGGTAAAAATTGGTATATTTATGGAACTTGAAGTCGGCGAAAGGAATTGCGAAGCGGTGATGAACAGACTTGAGGATCTCCTGCCCACATTGCGCAAGCCCGCCCGCTATGTGGGCGGCGAATACAATGCCGTCATGAAGAACAAGGACGCGGTCGAGCTGCGGGTGGCCTTTTGTTTCCCCGACACGTACGAGATCGGTATGTCACACCTCGGGACACGCATTTTGTATGGACTCATGAACGAGCTGGACTTTGTCTGGTGCGAGCGGGCGTTTGCTCCCTGGACGGATATGGAGACCATGCTGCGGACGGAGCGCCTGCCGCTGTGGGCGCTGGAGAGCGGCGACCCGCTTTCGGCCTTCGATGTGTTGGCCTTCACGCTGCAATATGAGCTTTCCTATACCAATGTGCTGAACATGCTCGATTTGGGGGGGCTGCCCATACGTGCGGCGGACAGGGACGATGCTGCGCCCTTAGTCATTGCCGGCGGCCCCTGCGCCTTCAACCCGGAACCCATGGCGGACTTCATCGATCTGTTTGTGATTGGGGAGGGGGAGGAGGTCACGGCGGAACTCATGGATTTGTTCCGCGCGCGCCGGCGTCACGGCTGGTCCAAGGCCGAGACGCTGCGCCGGGCCGTATTGCTGGAGGGTGTGTATGCACCCTCGCTGTATGCGGTATCTTATCGGGAGGACGGCGCCGTGGCGGCCGTGGCGGCGCAGCCCGGCGCGCCCGCGCGGGTGACAAAGCGCATTGTGCGGGACCTAGACAGTGTGTATTTTCCCGTCAAACCGCTGGTGCCAAACACCGAGGTGGTACACGACCGGATCATGCTGGAGCTCTTTCGCGGCTGCATCCGGGGCTGTCGTTTTTGCCAGGCGGGGTTCACGACGCGTCCGGTGCGCACCCGCTCGGTGGAGACGCTGGTGCGGCAGGGTCTCACGTCGCTGGCCGCCACCGGGTACGAGGAAATCTCGCTGACATCGCTCTCGACGAGCGACTACCGGCCGCTTGAGGGTCTGTGCGACGCTCTGCTAGGCGAGTGTCAAAAGCGCCGAGTGGGGCTGTCTCTGCCTTCACTGCGGGCCGACTCCTTTTCGCGCGCGCTGATGGAGCGGGTGCAGTCGGTGCGCAAGAGCGGCCTGACCTTTGCCCCCGAGGCCGGGAGTGCCCGTCTGCGGGATGTCATCAACAAGAACCTGACGGAGGAGGACCTGATGCGCGCCTGCGGCACCGCCTTTGAGGGCGGGTGGAACCATGTAAAGCTTTATTTCATGTGCGGGTTGCCCACAGAGACCGATGAAGATCTCGCCGGCATTGCGGACCTGGCCCACAAGGTGTATGCGCTGGGCCGTGCCACGGCGGGTCGGGCGCGCGGCGTGGGCGTCACGGTGAGCACAGCCTGTTTTGTGCCAAAACCCCACACGCCGTTTCAGTGGGAGGCGCAGGACAGCGTAGCGGTCTTTGCCGAGAAGCAGGCGTTCTTGCGCGCCCGGCTCAGAAAGCAGATCACCTTCCGCTGGCACGCCGCCGACACGAGTTTTCTGGAGGGCGCGTTGGCCCGCGGCGACCGTCGGGTGGGCGCGGCGGTGGAGGCGGCCTGGCGGAGCGGCTGCCGTCTGGACGGCTGGAGCGAGTGCTTCTCGTCGGAGGCCTGGCACAAGGCCTTTGCGTCGTGCGGGCTCTCACTGGCCTTTTATGCGGCCCGCACGCGCGCCGAGGACGAGGTGCTGCCTTGGGCGCACATCTCCGCCAGTGTGGACAATGCGCACCTGTGGCGGGAACGGACGCGCGCCTACGCCGGCACGGCTTCGCCGAACTGCCGGGAACATTGTCTCGGTTGTGGGGCATCCCGTCTGCTCGCGGGGGGTGTCTGTGATGGATAATCTTGTAAGCCCTGGGGTGCACACGCCGGACGATGCCAGAGCGGAGCCGGCGGTCCGCCGCAAAATGCGGCTGTTGTTTGAAAAGACGGGACCCGCCCGGCTCATCTCGCACCTCGACCTGATGCGTACGCTGCAGCGCGCCTTTGCCCGGGCCGAACTGCCGCTGGCCTTTTCAGAAGGATTCAATCCGCATCCGTACCTGTCCATCGCCCGTCCGCTGTCGGTGGGGGTGGAAAGCCGGTACGAGCTGCTGGATTTCGGTTTGGCTGATGCGGTGGATCCGGATGCGCTGCCGGCGTGCCTGAACTGCGTGCTCCCCGCCGGCGTGCGGGTGCGGCGCGCCTACCCGGCGTCGGAGGGCCGGAAATCTTTCGTCGACATCGCCTGGGCCGGTTATGAGATCCGCCTTGCATGGGGCCGCTCGGCCGCCCACGCGGCGGATGGCCTGCGCGCCCTCTTTGCCGGGGGTCCGCTGCCCGTCCTGAAGAAGAGCAAGCGGGGAGAGCAGACGATTGACATCGCGCCGCTGATCCGGCTATTTGCGCTGACGCCGGAGGAGGAGGGCCTGCTGTGTATGGACGCGGTGCTGGCGGCGGGCGCCGCCTCCTTGAATCCGTCGTATGTCCTCGAGGCCATCCGGCGTCACGCCCCGGCGCTGTGGCCGGACCGTCAATCGGTGCTCCGCGTTTCCCTGCTGGACGCCGACGGGACGCTGTTCGTATAAAGGGCGGTCAGGGGACCTCGCTCTCCTGCGCCCGGTAAGCGGCCTCCAGTTTCCCAAGCGCCTTCTTCTCCAGCCGCGACACATAGGAGCGGGATATATGCAGATGGACCGCCACTTCCCGCTGTGTCAGCGGACAGGCCCGGTGCAGGCCGTAACGCAGTTCGATGATCTCCCGTTCACGGTCGTCCAGTGTCTCCTGCACGAGGCGGCGCAGTAACACGGCGCTCTCCGCCTTCTCCATTTGTTCCAACACCAGGTCGTCGGCCGACAGCACATCGATCAGTGCCAGCGCGCCGCCTTCCTTGTCCGTATCGATCGGTTCGCTCAGGGAGATCTCCCCGGCGCGGCGGCGCTGGCGGCGGAAGTACATAAAAATTTCATTTTGGATGCATTTACAGGCATAAGTGGGCAGCTTGACATCCCTTTCCGGCCGGTAGGACGAAATGGCCTTGATGAGGCCGATCGTACCAATGGAGAGCAGGTCGTCCTGATCCGACGCGGTGGTGTAATATTTTTTGAACAAACCAAGCGAAAGGATATTTTGAGTTGATTTGTTTGCAAACAAATCAACAGACCCTTAATATGACTCCAACGTTTCTACCGCCCAAAGCGGAAGATTCAACAGCCAGTCGTCCTGCTTATAATCCGCCATAGAGGTACGAATGGACACAGTTGGATTGAACTTCTCCCGGTATGCCTTTAAACTTTTTGCCTGCAAATTGACCTCGGCTTTGACCTCGATGGGGATGATGACGCTGCCTGTATCGACGACGAAGTCTACCTCGGCGGTACCGTGCTCGGCCGTCCAGTAGTGTGTTTGGATGCCTTTCAGCGTTTTGAGCTGCTGCAACACGTATTGCTCGGTCAGCGCGCCCTTGAATTCCCGAAACAGCTTGTTGCCGTCCAAAAGAACACCCTGGCGAAGCCCCACAAGACAGGAGAGCAGCCCCACATCCACCAAAAACAGCTTGAACGCTTTTAGATCCTCGTAGGCCTTTAGGGGCAGGTGAGGGGCGGTAACCCGATGCACCTTGTGGACAAGCCCGCAGTCGGTCAGCCAAAGCAAGGCGAGTTCATATTCCTTCGCCCGCGCGCCCTCTTTGACGAGCCCGTACATGAACTTCTTGTTTTCCCGGGTCAACTGCGCCGGAATGCTGCTCCAGAGCATCCGGATGTGCGGCACCACTTCGTTGGGTGCGTGTTTGGAAAAATCCTGCTCATAAGCGGCGAGAATACGCTGCTGAATCTCTCGGACTTCATTAAAGTCCCTGTTCTCACAAAAACTCAGCACCACCTCCGGCATACCGCCCACATAGTAGTAGTGCTTCAACAGGTCAATATAATCCTGTTTAAAGGTGACAGCCATCTCAAAATCGCCTTTTTGCAGCAGCGCTGCAAACTGTTCCTTGCCCATTGCCGCCATAAACTCAAAAAATGACAGTGGACACAAGTCGAGAAACTCCACTTTGCCCACGGGGAACGACGTGCCTTTGTGCAGCGCCACGCCCAGCATGGAACCGGCGCAGACAATCTGATATTGCGGCGCGTCCTCATCGAAATATTTCAGGCTGGTCAGCGCCCTTGGTACCTCCTGCACCTCATCGAAAATCAGCAGCGTGTTTTCAGCATCGATCTTGTGCCCGGCGTAGAGCTCCAGGCCGGTCGTCAGACGATCGATTTCTAAGCTGCCCTCAAATAGATTCTTCATCCGTTCGTTGTTGTCAAAGTTGATGTAGACCACCTTGTCATAGTAGGCGGCCCCAAATTCTCTCATCAGCCAGGTCTTGCCCACCTGACGGGCGCCGCGTATGATCAGAGGCTTGCGACGGCGTTTCGCTTTCCACGCCTTCAAGTATTCCATTGCCGTACGATACATAGTGATCACTCCGCATAAAATCTAACCACATTATAGCATATAATAACAAAAAATCAAGCGATTTTTTGCACCCGTATTTTTTGCACCTGAAAATCATAAAGTCTTGGAGAGGTGATGGTGATGGAAAGTGTGCGAAGAGACATTCTAGCCGCTTTGCTGAAACGGCTTTTTGCACGGGGACTCATTGCGGAGTCGACATACCAAGCGGCCAGAAATTCTCTGGATTCTTCCCTGAGTGGGCCGAAGGCATGTTTGACAGAGGGGGCGACGGCGGATGGAGGTTCGAAAAATACGGGCTGAAATGCGGCAGGGACGGTCGATTTTCGACCTGCCGCTGCGAGTTACCTTCTACGCGAGGGTGTCCACAGAAAAATGCGAACAGCTCAACAGCCTTGAAAACCAGATACAGTATTATACGGAGCTGATTGAAAGCCAAGCAAATTGGACATACGTCGAAGGGTATGTCGACGAGGGAATCAGCGGGACAAGTACAAAAAAGCGGGATCGTTTCAATCGGATGATAGCGGACGCCAAAGCGGGGCGCTTTGACTTCATCATCACGAAGGAAATATCCCGCTTTTCACGCAGTACGCTGGACAGCATCCGGTACACGCAGGAACTTCTGGAACACGGCGTGGGCGTACTGTTCCAGAACGACAACATCAATACGCTGGACTCGGACAGCGAGTTTCGGCTGGTCGTCATGGCCGGCGTCGCCCAAGACGAAGTGCGCAAACTCTCCGAACGCCTGCAATTTGGTTTTCGCCAGTCCATCCGTAACGGCCGCGTGCTGGGCAACGACAAGATATGGGGCTATGACAAAAAAGACTGCCAATTGACCGTCAACGAAGAAGAAGCGGAAGTGGTGCGTCTTATCTTCGATCTTTATGCCCAGCAGGGTTTGGGCCTCCGCCGTTTGTCACGGACGCTCTATAACATGGGTCACACCAGCCGCAAGGGCAACGAGTTTAACGTGCTGACGATCCGACACATCCTCACAAACCCCAAGTACAAGGGTTGGTACTGCGGCCACAAGACGCAGTCCCTCGACTATCGCAGCAAAAAAACCGCCTGCCTCGATGAAAGCGAATGGATTACCTATCCGGACCCGAATGTGCCCGCCATCGTCTCCGAGGCGCTCTGGGACAGGGCCAATGCCCTTTACAAATCCCGCGGCGCGCAGATGAGGTCCCATCAGAGCGCGGCGACATTTCACAACCGCTATGCTTACAGCGGCAAGCTCATCTGTGAAGAGCACAAAACCGGCTTCCACCGGCGGGTGCTCAAAAGTGCCGGTGGAAGCAAAGAGGTTTGGCAGTGCCGCGTTTACCGCCAGCGCGGGCGCGCGGCCTGCGCCGCGCCGCAGCTTCGGACGGCGGAACTGGATGAGATCATGGCGAAGATTTTTACCGGTCTCATACGAGATCCCAAAGCCATTGTTGACGCACTCGCCGCCGTCATCCGAAATGTATCCGACGAACGCGGCTGCGAGCGTGACACCGCGAAACTGGAAGCAGAGATGACTCGGATACAGGCAAAAAAAGAGCGTTTGTTGGAGATGAGCGTGGCGGACGCTCTCAGCATATCGGAATTTAAAAGCCGCAACGACAGCTGCAACAAACAGCTGTTTGCAACAAAAAAAAAGCTGGACGCCCTGCAGGCTGAACGGACAAAGTCCGCCGCCACAGAGAATCCGGCGTCAATCAAGGCCGCCCTTCAGCGGGAACTTAATTTTGCCGACGGCATCCACTCCGAGCTGGTGGTAAGCATATTGGACCGTATCGTAGTCAAGAAGGACAGTACCAAAGAGGATATCCACTTGGAAATCCACCTGAAGTGCGGACATCCGCGGGATGTGCGTTTTCGGCGGGAAAAATCGTCCCTCCGCTTGATGTGTTTTTAATGACGTGTGCGACAAGACGCATATTTTTTTCGATCAGCAGCGCACGCATGCTCAGGTCCCCGGCGGCAAGTCGTTCGAGCGCCTCCTTCTCCTCCCGCGCGGAGAGCGGGCGCGGGAAAGATCCCGTCGGTCCGCCCAGGCGCAGCGACAGGGAGAGTCCGTGCATGAGCAGCAGCAGCGCGATAGAGAACATATCGGCCTCCTCCTTGCGCCTCACGGCGCAAGGGAGGGCGGCGGCTCAGCGCCGCGCGCCCTCCCTACTGTTGGTCGCGGGAGGGAGGCCTGCCCGGGACTGCCAGCCCCCCGCGTAATGTACTCTATGAGGCGGGTCGATTGTCCTATACGGTTTTTTTGCCCGCCGCCGGCCCGGGCTCTCAGCTCTATACGGTGACCTTGTCCTGCGCGGGAAGCAGACCGGTGAGTTCCCGACAGACGTCGGCGGCGGTGTCGTAATCGAAGGACGCCACCAGTTCGCAGAGCGCAGCCAGCCGTTCCTCCATCAACTCGTTGTAGGCGGCGTGCCGCAGGGCAGCAGCGGCGGCGTCCGCCCGGTCCGTGTCGCACTCAAGGCAAGCCTGTGCCAGCGTGTCCAGCGTCTCCCGCAGCCGGCCGGTATCGATGGCCTGTTTCTCTTCGGTCCCGACGGCCTCCGTGAGAGACGTCTTCGCCAGCGCCGCGCCAAAGTCCTCCGCAGCGCGGCAGAAAGGGTCCGTCTGCCGCCGCGTCGTGTCTTCGTCGCCGTCTTTGGCCGCCTGCTCCAGCCGAAACGCCCATTCGGCCAAAGACGCGTGACCCAGGTTGGCACAGACACCCCGCATCGCGTGTACCGCGATCGCGTAGTCGCTCCACCGCTTGTCTCCGGCAAAGGCGCGGAGATCGGCGAGCCCCTGCGAAAGTCCTTTGCAAAACTGGCGCAGCACCCGAATGTAAGTCTCGCGGTGGCCATTCACATGGGAGAGGCCGGCCTCTACGTCCAGCCCCTCGACATTGGCGAGTACGGCCAGCAACGGTTCGTACCGGCTGCCCTCCGCCGGCGCTTCGTCGGCGCCGTCTATCGATTCTGTTCGGCTGATCTTGTCGGCCGGCAACCAGCGGGCTAGGATCTTATTCATCTCCGGGGCTTCGATGGGCTTTAACAGATAATCATTCATGCCGGAGGAGAGAAAAAGTTCGCGGCTGTCGCCCACCGCGTTCGCGGTCAGCGCGATGATGGGCAGATCTTCATAGCGCCCACCCAGTGCTCGGATGTGTGTGGTGGCCTCGACGCCGTCCATGATCGGCATCATGTGGTCCATGAATACGAGATCGTAGGCCTCCGCCTGCACCTTTTCGATGGCCTCCACGCCGTTGACCGCCGTGTCCGCCTTGATGCTGTGCGTCGCCAAAAAGCCGAGGGCTACGGTGAGATTGATCGAGTTGTCGTCCACCACCAGAATCTTGGCTTCCGGCAACGCGATGACGCGTCGGACGTCGCCCTCAAGAACCAGATTGGCGGGATTGCCCTCGATAAGCGGCAGCAGGATCGTGAAGACGGACCCTTTGCCGTACTCGCTGGAGATCAGAATCTTGCCCTCCATCATGTCCACAAGCCGTTTGGTGATCGAGAGCCCCAGGCCGGTGCCAACGATACTGCGGTTTTTGACATTGTCGAACTGCTCAAAAGCGTCGAACAATTTGGGGATATTCTCCGGCTGGATCCCGATGCCCGTGTCTTCCACCCGGATCGAGAGGACGTCGCGGCCGTCGTCCCCGGGCACCCGGCGCACGTCCAGCAGCACATGGCCCGCACGCGTGTACTTGAGGGCGTTGTTTAAGATGTTGGTGACCACCTGCCGAATGCGCACTTCGTCTCCAAACAGGACCTGCGGGACGTCGTCCTCCAGATGGCAACGGAATTGCACCGGTTTTTCCGACGCTGTGAACTTCATGAGCGAACAGAGGTTGTCGTACATGATGAAGAAGTCGAAATCCGCGGGAACCAAGTCGAGTTTTCCGGCTTCGATCTTCGAAAAATCCAGAATGTCGTTGATGATCTGCAACAAAAAATGAGACATTTTGCGGATGTCGGAAAAGTAGCGCTGCTGTACCTCATCCAGATTTTCGGTGTGCACCAGGGCGCTCATGCCGATGATCGCGTTCATCGGCGTGCGGATCTCGTGACTCATGCTGGCCAGGAAATCGCTCTTGGCCCGGTTGGCCTGTTCGGCCTGCTTTTTGGCCCGCAGCAGATCGGTGGTGTCGTTGAGCTGTAAGAGGATGCCGTCAAAGTCACCCCCTTTGTCGAACATCGGCGACGTGTGGACGATGTAGTTGCGAACGTCGCCGCGGCGCCCCAGATCGATCACGATCTCCGCGTGGATGATCCGGTTTTCCTCCAGGGCGCGCATAAGCATCCGGTTCGTTTGGTCAAGCAGCGACTCGTCGTCCATGGCCATCCGATAGACCTCTTCGTAGGTGCGCCCGTTGATCCACCCGAAATTCTCGATTCCGGCCGCCTTGAGGAAGGAATCCGTACAATAGGCAAAACGGCCGTCTTTGTCAAGCAGGATGATGATGTCCTCGCAGTGCGCGAGCAACATGTTCAAATACTTCTCCTGCCGAGACTTCTCGGTGAGCAGGGCGTTCGTGAAACGCGTGCGCACGGCAAACGCGCGTTCCATGCGGTTCATGGTTTGAAGCGATACGTCCATCTTCCGGTTCAGCTTGGCAATCTGCCTGGTGAGCGCCGCATTTTCCGCGCGCAGGCGCGCCAACTCGTCTTCGGCCGACTCCGCGGTCGTCTCCGGGGCGGTGTTGACTCTCTCGTCCATAGTCGGCTCCTTTAATAACGTGGGTTGCACCTGCAACCCACAACCCAAATTCTTGTTTTTGTTGCCGCGAAGCGGCAACAAAAACTATAATATAGATCAAAAGATCACGCAAGGCCGAGCACGCGCCGCACCTTTTCCCGCAGGGCCTGCGAATCAAACGGCTTGACCAGATAGTCCTTCGCGCCGACTTTGGCCGCGCGGGCGATGAAATCCCGCGTGGCGTGCGCGGTTACAAAAATAACCGGGATATCTCGGAAATCCGGGCTCTTTTGCAGCTCGTTCATCACGTCGAACCCCGAGAGCCCCGGCATCTCGATGTCCAGCAAGATGAGATCAACCTGGATGCGCGCGAGCGCCGAGAGAGCCATTTGGCCGGACTTGGCCAGTCGCACCGAGAACTCATCGGAGAGGAGACTCTGGAGGATTTGCAGATTGGTCGGCATATCGTCCACCGCCAGAATGATTTTTTTGTTTTCCAAAGAATCGCCTCCTACGATATAGGTGTGCCGACTTCCCTGAGCCCCGGTGCGCCCAGAGAATAAACACACCCGCTTATACTATACTAAAGCCGCCGGGGAATGTCAATTTATTTCAGAGGCGCCCTTCAGTGCGCGTCGATGGAAACCGGAGCGTTTAAGTCCGTGATGTTGTGCATCAGGTACTCGCCCAATCGCTTTTGGTACCGGTCGAGCATTGTGATATGGCTTGTATCGGCGTCGATCAGCCAGATCATAAAGGCGAAGCAGCGAAGCATGACACGGTACATGGCCATCTCCTGGATGTCCATCGGTGCGAACCGGCCGATCTCCACCGCCCGCTCGAAGACATGCGATACATACTGCAGACTGGAGTCCCAGAAGATGAGCTGAAAGATCTCCTTCGCGTGGTCGTCGATGAACGCGCGCTGAAAGATGATCTTGGTACAGGTGAGCATCAACTCCCGGTACTCCGGCCTGAAATCGTAATAGACGCAGTCGAAGATCTCCTGCAGAGTACCGTTGCGCAAGATTGGCTCAAGTTCATCCACGGTGGGTCTATCCACCGTATAATAGTGGGCGAAGAAGTCGTAGATGGCGTCCAGAATTTCCTGTTTGGACTTGAAATGGTTGTAGAACGCACTCTGTGTGATGCCGACTTGGTCTGTGATGTCCTTCACCTTGACAGTGTCGTAGGAGTGGGTGGAGAAGAGCTCCACCGCTTCTTCGAAGAGCTTCTTTTTTGTACCGCGAAACATGAGATGCGACGTGTTGGAGCGGATGGGGCAGGGGGTGGCGGACGGAATGAACCAAATGCCGCCGCGCTTCACAGCATCTGGAATTTTCTCATTTCGGCACAGACGCTGGACATATTTGTCCGAAATATCCCATCTCTTTGCGATCTCTTCCACGGTCAGGTAATCAAACATGGACATTCCTCCGAAATCTGAAATTTTTGAAATTAATGATATAGCTGTTCAAATTGATCTCTCATGAAGACAAGATTGTAATATTGCATTCATATTATAACACCTTATCCTGGAAAAATCAAATGATTTTCCACGTGTTTATACTTTGTTCAAAAATAGAGGCGCCCGATTGCACATGAGGCGGTCTTGTGATATACTGGACAAAACGGGGAGGGAGTGGACGATGAAGCTGGTATCGTGGAATGTCAACGGGCTGCGCGCCTGTCTGGGCAAGGGTTTTTTGGAGAGCGTTCGGGCGCTGGACGCGGACGTTTTTGCGCTGCAGGAGACCAAGATGGCGCCCGGCCAAGCGGAGATCGACATGCCCTGTTACGCGGAGCATTGGAACACGGCGTGCAAAAAGGGCTACTCCGGCACGGCGGTGTTCACGCGCGTGCCGCCGCTGTCCGCCGCGACGGACATGGGCGTGGCTGAACACGATAAAGAAGGTCGGATCATCACATTGGAGTTTCCGTCTTTTTTCTTTGTGAACGTTTACACGCCCAACGCACAGCGGGATCTCGCGCGGCTTGCGTACCGCATGCGCTGGGAGGACGATTTTAGGGCATTTTTATGCGGCCTGGATGCGCAAAAGCCCGTGGTTGTCTGCGGAGACTTAAATTGCGCCCATCAAGAGATCGATCTCAAACATCCGGCCGCCAACCGCCGCAACGCCGGGTTCACGGACGAGGAGCGTGCCAAGCTGACGGCACTGCTGGAAGCGGGATTTGCCGATACCTTTCGTACGCTCTACCCGGACAGGCGCGACGCTTACACTTGGTGGTCGTACTTTTCTCAGGCACGCACACGAAATGTGGGCTGGCGCATCGACTATTTTCTGGTGTCCCGGCGCCTGCTGCCCCATGTGCGGGAGGCCGCCATCCACCCCGACGTCCACGGCAGCGATCACTGCCCGATATCTTTGACAATTGACGACAATTGATGATTGATGTGATGGAATGACAGGGGAGGGTGGCGTTGATGAGGCGTGTTGCGGCGGTGGTTGTTTTGTTGGCGTTTGCGATTGGGGGGGCCCGGGGCCGGCCGGCGCGGGCCGCGGCCGATTTTGCGGATGTGCCGTCGGACCACTGGGCGGCGGCGTACATACGTGAACTGCGCGATCTTGGCGTCACAGACGGCGTGGGCGACAACCAGTTCGGCCTCGGCCGGTCCGTCACGCGGGCTGAGTTCGCGTCGTTTTTGTGCAAACTCATGCGCTGGGAGGAGATTCGGCCCGCACAGGGGCACTTTGAGGACAGCCGCGACGGCGCGTGGTACTACGGATTTATCGAAACGGCGCTCGCGCACGGGGCCATTGCGGCGGATGCGCCGCGGTTCAGGCCGGATGAGCCCATCACGCGGGAGGACATGGCGGTGATGGTCGTGCGCACGCTGGGTTATGACGCATTGGGGATACGCCTGGCTGTACTCGGCAGCCCATTTCCGGATGTGACGGGGCATGCCGGGTACATCACGGCGGCCAAAGATCTGGGCATCATCGACGGTATGAGCCCCACACGCTTTGCGCCCGGTGAGACCGCCCTGCGTGAACACGCGGCGGCCATGATGATGCGGATGTACCGGCTGGAACAAAATCGGGCCGGTTTTTCCAACGCCTTCTATGCAGTTCGCTCCGCCGGGCAGATGGACCTGGTGTCCTCGTTTGACGCGGTGAGCTTCGGCTGGAGCCGGCTGACGCTGTCCGGCGGGGTTTTGACGCTCGACAGCGCCGCGTCGGGCGGCAGCGAGTATGCCGTACCGGACGGCTACGAAGAGCCGTTCGGCAAAGCCTCGGGAGAGACCCTGCTGATGGCCGCGGTGAGTGCGGCGGACAGTGTGGCGATCATCGGCGACGGCGCGCTCCGGGCGCGGGCGGCACAGCTGCTGGCGGACGCGGCGCGCGACGGGGTCCCAGCCGCGTCGGGCGGGCGGCCTGTCTTCGATGGGATCGTCGTCGATTTCGAGACGCTGCGCGGGGTGCAGGCGCAAAACGACTTCAATCGTTTCCTCACCGATCTGCGGGCGCGGATGCCCGCGGGCCGGCGCCTCTACGTAGCCGTTCACCCGCGGCGGCGGCCCGGCGTGGCCGTCTATGACGGTTATGACTATCGGACAATCGGCGCGCTGGCGGACAAAGTGATCTTGATGGCACACGACTATTATCCCAAGCGTCTGACCCAGGCCGAGCGGGAGGCCGGTGTGACGCATACGCCGGCGGCGCCGCTGGATGAAGTATATTACGCGCTGCGCGCGATCTGCGACCCCGACACGGGGGTGGCGGACCGGAGCAAGGTTCTGCTGCAGATTTCTTTTGACGCCGTGCAGTGGAAGATGCAAAACGGCGTGATTCTCAACGAGACGCCTTACGCGCCCGCGTACAGCGCCATTGAAGCCCGTATTCAGGCCGGAGCCTCCGTCACGTTCGACCCGGTGGCTCAGAGCCCGTGCGTCGCCTTCCGCGACACGCAAGACAAGACCGACAATATTATATGGTACGAGGACGCCCGCAGCGTGAAAGCCAAGGCCCAACTGGCCGCGCGCTTCGGCCTCGGTGGTCTGTCATACTGGCGCCTGGGACTCATCCCAGACGGGATCGTCGTCGACTGACCATATCCGTCTGCTGCGTCGCCGCTCTCCCCAACTATACAAAATAAAAATTTTGTATAGTTGGGGAGAAGGATTCAAGACGACCATGCCAGGCACAGT contains:
- a CDS encoding TIGR03960 family B12-binding radical SAM protein produces the protein MNRLEDLLPTLRKPARYVGGEYNAVMKNKDAVELRVAFCFPDTYEIGMSHLGTRILYGLMNELDFVWCERAFAPWTDMETMLRTERLPLWALESGDPLSAFDVLAFTLQYELSYTNVLNMLDLGGLPIRAADRDDAAPLVIAGGPCAFNPEPMADFIDLFVIGEGEEVTAELMDLFRARRRHGWSKAETLRRAVLLEGVYAPSLYAVSYREDGAVAAVAAQPGAPARVTKRIVRDLDSVYFPVKPLVPNTEVVHDRIMLELFRGCIRGCRFCQAGFTTRPVRTRSVETLVRQGLTSLAATGYEEISLTSLSTSDYRPLEGLCDALLGECQKRRVGLSLPSLRADSFSRALMERVQSVRKSGLTFAPEAGSARLRDVINKNLTEEDLMRACGTAFEGGWNHVKLYFMCGLPTETDEDLAGIADLAHKVYALGRATAGRARGVGVTVSTACFVPKPHTPFQWEAQDSVAVFAEKQAFLRARLRKQITFRWHAADTSFLEGALARGDRRVGAAVEAAWRSGCRLDGWSECFSSEAWHKAFASCGLSLAFYAARTRAEDEVLPWAHISASVDNAHLWRERTRAYAGTASPNCREHCLGCGASRLLAGGVCDG
- a CDS encoding ATP-binding protein; translated protein: MYRTAMEYLKAWKAKRRRKPLIIRGARQVGKTWLMREFGAAYYDKVVYINFDNNERMKNLFEGSLEIDRLTTGLELYAGHKIDAENTLLIFDEVQEVPRALTSLKYFDEDAPQYQIVCAGSMLGVALHKGTSFPVGKVEFLDLCPLSFFEFMAAMGKEQFAALLQKGDFEMAVTFKQDYIDLLKHYYYVGGMPEVVLSFCENRDFNEVREIQQRILAAYEQDFSKHAPNEVVPHIRMLWSSIPAQLTRENKKFMYGLVKEGARAKEYELALLWLTDCGLVHKVHRVTAPHLPLKAYEDLKAFKLFLVDVGLLSCLVGLRQGVLLDGNKLFREFKGALTEQYVLQQLKTLKGIQTHYWTAEHGTAEVDFVVDTGSVIIPIEVKAEVNLQAKSLKAYREKFNPTVSIRTSMADYKQDDWLLNLPLWAVETLESY
- a CDS encoding TIGR03936 family radical SAM-associated protein, with product MDNLVSPGVHTPDDARAEPAVRRKMRLLFEKTGPARLISHLDLMRTLQRAFARAELPLAFSEGFNPHPYLSIARPLSVGVESRYELLDFGLADAVDPDALPACLNCVLPAGVRVRRAYPASEGRKSFVDIAWAGYEIRLAWGRSAAHAADGLRALFAGGPLPVLKKSKRGEQTIDIAPLIRLFALTPEEEGLLCMDAVLAAGAASLNPSYVLEAIRRHAPALWPDRQSVLRVSLLDADGTLFV
- a CDS encoding recombinase family protein, coding for MEVRKIRAEMRQGRSIFDLPLRVTFYARVSTEKCEQLNSLENQIQYYTELIESQANWTYVEGYVDEGISGTSTKKRDRFNRMIADAKAGRFDFIITKEISRFSRSTLDSIRYTQELLEHGVGVLFQNDNINTLDSDSEFRLVVMAGVAQDEVRKLSERLQFGFRQSIRNGRVLGNDKIWGYDKKDCQLTVNEEEAEVVRLIFDLYAQQGLGLRRLSRTLYNMGHTSRKGNEFNVLTIRHILTNPKYKGWYCGHKTQSLDYRSKKTACLDESEWITYPDPNVPAIVSEALWDRANALYKSRGAQMRSHQSAATFHNRYAYSGKLICEEHKTGFHRRVLKSAGGSKEVWQCRVYRQRGRAACAAPQLRTAELDEIMAKIFTGLIRDPKAIVDALAAVIRNVSDERGCERDTAKLEAEMTRIQAKKERLLEMSVADALSISEFKSRNDSCNKQLFATKKKLDALQAERTKSAATENPASIKAALQRELNFADGIHSELVVSILDRIVVKKDSTKEDIHLEIHLKCGHPRDVRFRREKSSLRLMCF
- a CDS encoding sigma-70 family RNA polymerase sigma factor, encoding MFANKSTQNILSLGLFKKYYTTASDQDDLLSIGTIGLIKAISSYRPERDVKLPTYACKCIQNEIFMYFRRQRRRAGEISLSEPIDTDKEGGALALIDVLSADDLVLEQMEKAESAVLLRRLVQETLDDREREIIELRYGLHRACPLTQREVAVHLHISRSYVSRLEKKALGKLEAAYRAQESEVP